Proteins found in one Oryza glaberrima chromosome 4, OglaRS2, whole genome shotgun sequence genomic segment:
- the LOC127770379 gene encoding uncharacterized protein LOC127770379: MEAAASSLSSLLATLRVVGPWTPPATWESVTQAGGAARTANPGGRLRGDPIYELASVPDASLVRLALHALHGVKSSLDEIEELSVLFFSCPADRTSHRVANVWSRSSSTTSVGNILKSIRTTGLSVLFLCKFLHFYLFQSRELNGRGREGHEHEVSDSEETEQPAPYSLVNQAFAAAVEKVLEGYFCSLNTLPASIKLRRLEGQPDIPSMTPDGASYNSNSEITLLEVYLHTEELRRHIKSLGNICFPKFAGLSLCQEGLTTDSNLGFENFPWSTDLLSYLYVHLRDADSVHYGLLKYLFVRSCEPYCNFIKSWIYRASVDDPYEEFLITQAKNKRTQGGSSDPVDNFTLLSLKGANHVSAPCFLKDVCGPLLRTGQQLQVLMKLLESCNLSDTGGDAHASRHIIHLEEILPWFDTSIESSMNSFTFSKSRVEAVICQRDAMYKSMIEKLHHFFSNVEVIPFDAALNVLHISTSPLDTAVSDVELFYHGTNALPACNMVAELKDNDASSTSQEYSDKVDALESSESSSSYSSIDDIEDEIDTACDNMPSSMFSSYRASSGEAKCSSVTTKLLSYETCSVSDGINPASPINENKKKDDLSYGHVPMDSQSIEHDVVCDALELDNQYSEFWPFDSFLKNSFDMSSGKMSLAEEFLYTGDKGAEQVSHANVVCRHSESGSPRLPNRDNDEKSSNIKQPWNTNIPYNFSINPILKNAVSCHTEHDLHGNRKNRALIGFNFESVTNPCEAYCGRSTSSLDEFEVRSAMAVQSNAQASKQFDCSSKLLQSKTTSHAYLTSPGDISAQTNLLENPSGGAFWEKSLEYTAKSMEIAGDTTSSSDMPLDIAIDKCIIQEVLLQYKYVSSFTMKLLEDGFDLCGHLQALRRYHFMELADWADSFIVSIYKKKWSFVKSEHKRAEIQGLLDLALQRSSCDSDPYKERLFVYMNEQPVVSLKASTCGLDVLDDILLGYKVDWPVNIVITEEALKTYAEIFRYLVQVRHAVFSLTEVWRFLKELTQLISRSSHNRPDVLKELSSVMKLRHQVYHFLSTLQQYLHCHLSDISWRRFQHSLQHQVRDMLDLEYVHLCYVTDALHICFLSAETKPIAAIINSILQQALELRSCFKSLNYISESTVKQLNLDSLINFSQVDAIRTKFEGNIKDLYILHLKSSKYGEIGLYRFWGYLNYNEYHSLMINKDMGCFYF, encoded by the exons ATGGAGGCCGCGGCCTCCAGCCTCTCGTCGCTGCTCGCCACCCTCCGCGTGGTCGGCCCGTGGACGCCGCCGGCAACCTGGGAGTCCGTCACCCAGGCTGGCGGTGCCGCCCGTACCGCCAACCCTGGAGGGCGGCTCCGGGGGGATCCGATCTACGAGCTCGCATCGGTTCCG GATGCTTCTTTGGTTCGTTTGGCTTTGCATGCACTGCATGGTGTCAAATCATCATTAGATGAGATTGAGGAGCTCTCTGTGCTGTTCTTCTCATGTCCGGCTGATAGGACTTCTCATCGTGTTGCAAACGTGTGGTCACGTTCATCCAGTACTACCTCTGTAGGGAATATTCTCAAATCTATACGCACTACAGGTCTTTCAGTTCTCTTCCTGTGCAAGTTTCTGCATTTTTATCTTTTCCAAAGTCGAGAATTGAATGGTCGAGGTAGAGAAGGACATGAACATGAAGTTTCTGATAGCGAAGAAACTGAACAACCTGCTCCTTACAGTTTAGTGAACCAAGCATTTGCTGCAgcagttgaaaaggttttagaAGGTTATTTTTGTTCCTTGAATACTCTACCAGCATCAATTAAGCTGAGGCGTTTGGAGGGACAACCTGATATACCTTCCATGACCCCAGATGGAGCTAGTTATAATTCTAATTCTGAAATCACTCTTCTGGAAGTTTATCTCCACACTGAGGAGTTAAGAAGACATATTAAGTCCCTCGGAAATATATGCTTTCCGAAGTTTGCAGGTCTTTCGTTGTGCCAGGAGGGTTTGACAACTGATTCTAACTTGGGGTTTGAGAACTTCCCATGGAGCACTGATTTGCTTTCCTATTTGTATGTCCATCTTCGT GATGCCGATTCCGTTCACTATGGACTTCTAAAATATCTTTTTGTTCGTTCTTGTGAGCCATATTGTAATTTCATCAAGTCCTGGATTTACCGAGCTTCTGTTGATGATCCTTATGAGGAATTTCTCATAACTCAAGCTAAGAATAAGCGAACTCAAGGAGGTTCTTCAGACCCAGTAGATAATTTCACCCTGTTGTCCTTAAAG GGAGCAAATCATGTATCTGCACCATGCTTTCTAAAAGATGTATGTGGTCCTCTTCTGCGCACTGGACAACAACTTCAAGTGCTCATGAAGCTTCTAGAATCGTGTAATCTTTCTGACACTGGAGGAGATGCTCATGCATCTCGTCACATCATTCATCTGGAGGAAATTCTCCCATGGTTTGATACGTCCATTGAGTCTTCAATGAATTCATTCACTTTCTCAAAAAGTAGGGTGGAAGCAGTAATATGTCAAAGAGATGCTATGTACAAGTCAATGATAGAGAAGCTCCATCACTTTTTCTCAAATGTTGAG GTAATTCCTTTTGATGCGGCACTGAATGTTCTGCATATAAGTACAAGCCCTCTAGATACAGCTGTTTCAGATGTGGAGCTATTCTATCATGGCACAAATGCTCTACCAGCTTGCAATAT GGTTGCAGAGCTTAAAGATAATGATGCTTCTTCAACATCACAAGAATATTCAGATAAAGTGGATGCATTAGAATCATCGGAATCATCTTCATCATATAGTTCTATTGATGATATTGAAGATGAGATTGATACTGCTTGTGATAATATGCCTAGCTCGATGTTCTCATCGTACCGTGCAAGTTCAGGTGAAGCAAAATGCTCATCTGTAACCACAAAGTTACTTTCGTATGAAACCTGTTCTGTTTCTGATGGGATTAATCCTGCTAGCCCTATCAATGAGAACAAGAAAAAGGACGACTTGAGTTATGGACATGTTCCTATGGACTCGCAGAGTATAGAACACGACGTGGTCTGTGATGCTTTGGAACTGGACAATCAATACAGTGAATTTTGGCCATTCGACAGTTTCTTGAAGAATTCATTCGATATGTCCTCTGGAAAAATGAGTTTGGCTGAAGAGTTCTTATATACAGGAGATAAAGGTGCAGAGCAAGTATCACATGCCAATGTTGTTTGTCGACACTCTGAATCAGGGTCTCCTAGACTGCCAAATAGGGATAACGATGAAAAATCTAGCAATATAAAGCAACCATGGAATACTAACATTCCTTACAATTTTAGCATTAATCCAATACTGAAGAATGCGGTTTCTTGTCATACGGAGCATGACTTGCATGGAAATAGGAAGAACCGAGCACTTATTGGCTTTAATTTTGAGTCAGTAACTAATCCATGTGAAGCATATTGTGGGAGAAGTACTTCTTCCCTTGATGAGTTTGAAGTCAGATCTGCAATGGCTGTACAGTCCAATGCTCAGGCTTCTAAACAGTTTGATTGTTCCAGCAAGCTTCTTCAATCGAAGACAACAAGTCATGCTTATCTTACTTCCCCAGGAGACATCTCAGCACAAACAAATCTTCTAGAAAATCCTTCGGGTGGGGCATTCTGGGAGAAATCATTAGAGTACACTGCTAAATCAATGGAAATAGCTGGAGATACCACTTCATCATCTGATATGCCACTTGATATAGCTATTGACAAGTGCATTATACAAGAAGTTTTGCTGCA ATATAAATATGTAAGCAGCTTCACGATGAAGTTGCTTGAGGATGGTTTTGATCTTTGTGGACACTTACAAGCACTGCGACGTTACCATTTTATGGAACTGGCTGATTGGGCAGATTCTTTTATTGTTTCTATTTATAAAAAG AAGTGGTCCTTTGTCAAGTCTGAGCACAAAAGAGCAGAGATCCAAGGGCTTCTTGACTTGGCTTTGCAGAGGTCTTCATGCGATTCTGACCCTTATAAGGAAAGGTTGTTTGTATATATGAATGAGCAACCAGTTGTTTCTCTTAAAGCCTCTACATGTG GTCTTGATGTGCTGGACGACATCTTATTGGGCTATAAAGTTGATTGGCCAGTGAACATCGTCATTACAGAGGAGGCACTTAAAACATATGCTGAAATATTTCGGTATCTTGTTCAGGTTAGGCATGCAGTGTTTTCTCTGACTGAAGTGTGGCGATTTCTGAAG GAGTTAACACAGTTAATCAGTCGTTCCAGCCATAATAGACCTGATGTTTTAAAGGAATTGAGTTCTGTGATGAAACTGAG ACATCAAGTTTATCACTTTCTATCAACACTACAACAGTATCTCCATTGCCATTTGTCTGATATATCATGGCGCCGTTTTCAACATTCACTTCAACATCAG GTGAGAGATATGCTGGATCTCGAGTATGTGCATCTATGTTATGTTACTGATGCGCTTCACAT ATGTTTCTTATCTGCTGAAACAAAACCAATCGCTGCCATAATTAATAGCATTCTACAACAAGCTTTGGAGTTGCGGTCATGTTTTAAGAGCCTCAATTACATTTCTGAGTCAACAGTAAAACAACTTAATCTGGATTCTCTTATAAATTTCTCTCAG GTGGACGCTATTAGAACGAAGTTTGAGGGTAATATCAAAGATTTGTATATTTTGCATTTGAAGTCTTCGAAATATGGGGAGATTGGTCTTTATCGTTTCTGGGGGTATCTTAACTACAATGAGTATCATTCCTTGATGATCAACAAAGATATGGGCTGCTTCTATTTCTAA